Sequence from the Flavobacterium sp. TR2 genome:
TAAAATTACCGAAGAGTTAGAAGGAAATTTTTACGCAAAGGTAGAAGCTTTCAACCCAGGTCATTCCTCAAAAGATAGAATAGCGTTATATATTATTGAAGAAGCCGAAAGAAAAGGAATTCTTTCTCCGGGAGATACCATTATCGAAACCACATCTGGTAATACAGGATTTAGTTTAGCAATGGTAAGCATTATTAAAGGTTACAACTGTATATTAGCCGTAAGCTCAAAATCATCTAAGGATAAAATCGATATGTTGAGAAGTTTAGGCGCCAAAGTGTATGTCTGTCCGGCTCACGTTTCTGCAGATGATGAAAGATCTTATTATAATGTGGCAAAACGTTTGCACGAAGAAACAAAAGGTTCTGTCTACATTAATCAATATTTTAACCAATTAAATATTGATGCTCATTACAACACTACAGGTCCAGAGATTTGGGAACAAACAAAAGGACAAATCACGCACTTAATTGCTTGCAGCGGAACAGGAGGGACTATCTCTGGAACTGCAAAATTCTTAAAAGAAAAAAATCCAAATATTAGAATCCTCGGAGTTGATGCTTTTGGATCTGTATTGAAAAAATACCACGAAACAAAAGAGTTTGACAGTAAAGAAATTTACCCTTATCGTATAGAAGGTCTTGGTAAAAACTTAATCCCGTCTGCTACAGATTTTGATATTATTGATAAATTCATGAAAGTAACCGACGAAGAAAGTGCCCACTCTGCAAGAGAAATCACTAGAAAAGAAGGTTTATTTGTTGGATATACTTCTGGAGCAGTAA
This genomic interval carries:
- a CDS encoding PLP-dependent cysteine synthase family protein; translation: MKEEITAYNNVLELIGNTPLIKLNKITEELEGNFYAKVEAFNPGHSSKDRIALYIIEEAERKGILSPGDTIIETTSGNTGFSLAMVSIIKGYNCILAVSSKSSKDKIDMLRSLGAKVYVCPAHVSADDERSYYNVAKRLHEETKGSVYINQYFNQLNIDAHYNTTGPEIWEQTKGQITHLIACSGTGGTISGTAKFLKEKNPNIRILGVDAFGSVLKKYHETKEFDSKEIYPYRIEGLGKNLIPSATDFDIIDKFMKVTDEESAHSAREITRKEGLFVGYTSGAVMQAIKQYAEEGEFTKDSNIIAIFPDHGSRYMSKVFSDDWMNEQGFFDSVNEEEAQKIEFVK